One Danio aesculapii chromosome 11, fDanAes4.1, whole genome shotgun sequence genomic region harbors:
- the c11h20orf96 gene encoding uncharacterized protein C20orf96 homolog, producing the protein MIGRDMLSLHSVDYRKWERNTSSKHLLWAAPLHKQDISSKKGGIRPSPTVKPGKFQNTVHNDFTTLPKLLTRRTTERVEHERKDSIKTLMLLIRSRKEAVKDLEEHCEQLQERNLQVARSIVDTDRNSVYKANELLIHSQQMRRSMTALKRWDDRLIKSAKADLTATEEMSHTHLSGLQKQWNVVKAEVIKAQKELRFLKTYRDMEFPVKVLLIADMERKLDQLKKLQQNEQEDVALLFEKEMESLERCQKQREQEVLSAIAEKHASHIPPIVELMTSQNYKMKEQINLHRKVIMEMEQKNEDLMKSIQKLQLSRPNIKREIFPDVFLKSDKCTPDMGVHLNIPHEDLLPV; encoded by the exons ATGATTGGTCGAGATATGTTGAGTCTTCATTCTGTG GATTACAGAAAATGGGAGCGAAATACAAGTTCCAAACACCTGCTTTGGGCAGCTCCTCTTCATAAACAAGACATATCATCTAAAAAAGGAGGAATAAGACCATCTCCAACTGTAAAACCAG GGAAATTTCAAAACACTGTCCACAATGATTTCACAACACTCCCCAAACTCCTTACAAGAAGGACAACAGAAAGAGTTGAACATGAAAGGAAAGATAGTATCAAAACCCTGATG TTACTCATCAGGTCCAGGAAAGAAGCAGTAAAGGATCTGGAGGAGCATTGTGAACAGCTTCAAGAGAGAAACCTGCAGGTGGCCAGAAGCATTGTGGATACAGACAGAAACTCAGTCTACAAAGCCAATGAACTGCTCATCCATAGTCAACAAATGAGG AGATCAATGACAGCTTTGAAAAGATGGGATGACCGTCTTATTAAAAGTGCCAAAGCAGACTTGACTGCTACAGAGGAAATGTCACACACACATCTCAGTG GTTTGCAGAAGCAGTGGAATGTTGTAAAAGCAGAGGTGATAAAAGCTCAGAAGGAGCTGCGTTTCCTGAAAACATACAGAGATATGGAGTTCCCAGTCAAGGTCTTGCTGATTGCAGACATGGAAAGAAAGCTGGACCAATTGAAAAAGCTGCAGCAG AATGAGCAAGAAGATGTGGCTCTACTGTTTGAGAAAGAGATGGAAAGTTTGGAGAGATGCCAAAAGCAAAGAGAACAGGAAGTGCTGTCAGCCATTGCTGAG AAACATGCATCCCACATCCCTCCTATTGTCGAACTAATGACCTCACAGAACTACAAAATGAAAGAACAGATTAATCTGCACAGAAag GTGATAATGGAAATGGAGCAGAAAAATGAAGATCTAATGAAAAGTATTCAGAAGCTGCAACTATCAAGACCAAACATCAAGCGAGAGATCTTTCCAGATGTTTTCCTGAAATCAGATAA GTGTACTCCAGATATGGGCGTCCATCTCAATATACCTCATGAGGATTTACTCCCTGTGTAG
- the pnp4a gene encoding purine nucleoside phosphorylase 4a — MHSKDQICHEDYQRAADWLLSQTQHRPKVAIICGSGLGMLADGLKCQDSFKYSDIPGFPQSTVKGHAGRLVFGELKGKTCVCMQGRFHMYEGHSLSKVTFPVRVFKLLGVDTLIVTNAAGSLADSYNCGDIMIIRDHINFPGLAGLNPLNGPNDEKFGPRFPPMSGVYDRGLRKMALDICKSMGVSQYVQEGVYCMVGGPNFESIAEARLLHRLGVDAVGMSTAPEVLVASHCGIRVFGLSLITNKVVKSYEDNETVNHEAVLEVSKMRSETLQALVTELISRMDINNNTA, encoded by the exons ATGCATAGTAAAGACCAAATCTG CCATGAGGACTACCAGAGGGCGGCAGACTGGCTTCTGTCCCAGACACAGCACAGACCTAAAGTAGCCATCATTTGTGGTTCTGGACTGGGCATGTTGGCGGATGGGCTCAAGTGCCAGGACTCGTTCAAATATTCTGACATCCCTGGCTTTCCTCAAAGCACAG TGAAGGGTCATGCTGGACGGCTGGTTTTCGGGGAGCTCAAAGGGAAGACCTGTGTGTGCATGCAGGGCCGATTCCACATGTATGAGGGACACTCACTAAGCAAG GTCACATTTCCAGTAAGAGTGTTCAAGCTCTTAGGTGTCGACACTCTGATTGTTACTAACGCTGCGGGGTCATTAGCGGACAGTTATAATTGCGGTGATATTATGATCATACGTGACCACATTAACTTCCCTGGACTCGCTGGACTGAATCCTCTCAATGGGCCTAATGATGAAAA GTTTGGGCCACGATTTCCACCCATGTCTGGGGTTTACGACAGAGGCCTGCGGAAGATGGCGCTGGACATCTGTAAGAGCATGGGTGTCTCTCAGTATGTTCAAGAGGGCGTCTATTGTATGGTGGGGGGACCCAATTTTGAGAGCATCGCTGAAGCCCGACTGCTGCACAGACTGGGAGTGGATGCAGTTG GAATGAGTACAGCACCGGAAGTGTTGGTTGCCAGTCACTGTGGCATAAGAGTCTTCGGTCTCTCTCTCATCACTAACAAAGTGGTCAAAAGCTATGAGGACAATGAGACTGTCAATCACGAAGCTGTGCTGGAAGTGAGCAAAATGCGTTCAGAGACGCTGCAGGCTCTCGTCACGGAGCTCATCAGCCGCATGGACATCAACAACAACACAGCATGA